A genomic segment from Zygotorulaspora mrakii chromosome 1, complete sequence encodes:
- the SPT14 gene encoding phosphatidylinositol N-acetylglucosaminyltransferase SPT14 (similar to Saccharomyces cerevisiae SPT14 (YPL175W); ancestral locus Anc_8.703) produces the protein MGYNIAMACDFFYPQLGGVEFHIYHLSQNLIRLGHSVVVITHAYGDRVGVRYLTNGLKVYHVPYFVLHRETTFPNVFGTFPVIRNILLREQIDIVHSHGSASTFSLEAIFHANTMGLKTVFTDHSLYGFSNITAILVNKLLTFTLTNTDKVICVSHTCKDNMIVRTDIDPRRISVIPNAVVSEDFSPLPEKRTAAKNGIVIVVISRLYPNKGVDLLTRLIPKICSLHKDVSFIVAGDGPKFVELQQMIEYCRLQERVNLMGSVPHEKVRDVMCQGDIYLHPSLTEAFGTVLVEAASCGLLIVSTRVGGIPEVLPSHMTVHANETSVSSLVEATNEGIRQIRLGKIETSSFNDEISKMYNWVDVAERTVNVYRGIYSDQTPEDKNWAIMVKKFFKRDGSWARLLYVLCAIVEYFIFFSLEWLYPKEDIDLAPKWPHRV, from the coding sequence ATGGGGTACAACATAGCCATGGCATGcgattttttttatccGCAACTTGGAGGTGTCGAATTTCACATATATCACTTGTCACAGAATCTTATCCGGTTAGGACACTCAGTGGTAGTCATTACACATGCATATGGCGATAGAGTTGGAGTGAGGTACTTAACGAATGGATTAAAAGTATACCACGTCCCATATTTTGTGTTACATAGAGAAACGACCTTCCCAAATGTTTTTGGAACCTTCCCAGTAATCAGAAATATTCTACTTAGAGAGCAAATAGATATCGTTCACTCCCATGGCAGTGCTTCAACGTTTTCGCTGGAAGCTATATTTCATGCCAATACCATGGGATTGAAGACTGTTTTTACCGATCATTCCCTATATGGATTCTCAAATATAACAGCTATTTTGGTTAATAAACTATTGACGTTCACATTAACTAATACGGATAAAGTAATATGTGTCTCCCACACATGTAAAGACAATATGATAGTCAGAACCGACATTGATCCACGTAGAATATCTGTTATTCCAAACGCTGTGGTCAGTGAAGACTTCTCACCGTTGCCTGAAAAAAGGACAGCAGCGAAAAATGGTATTGTCATTGTTGTTATCAGTAGATTATACCCAAACAAAGGTGTTGATTTATTGACGAGGCTCATTCCTAAAATATGTTCATTGCACAAGGATGTGAGCTTTATAGTGGCTGGCGATGGGCCCAAGTTTGTTGAGCTACAACAAATGATCGAGTACTGCAGGCTTCAAGAAAGAGTTAACTTGATGGGATCTGTGCCTCATGAAAAGGTCAGAGATGTAATGTGCCAAGGTGATATTTATCTACACCCTAGTTTAACGGAAGCATTTGGCACAGTGCTCGTCGAGGCAGCCTCATGTGGTCTTTTAATTGTTTCGACTAGAGTGGGCGGGATTCCTGAGGTTCTACCAAGTCATATGACAGTTCACGCTAATGAAACAAGTGTTTCCAGCCTTGTAGAAGCGACCAATGAAGGGATAAGGCAGATTCGATTGGGCAAAATCGAGACATCCTCATTCAATGATGAGATTTCTAAGATGTACAATTGGGTAGATGTTGCAGAGAGAACCGTCAACGTTTATCGTGGAATTTACAGTGACCAAACGCCGGAAGATAAAAATTGGGCTATAATGGTGAAAaagttcttcaaaagagatgGGAGCTGGGCAAGATTATTGTACGTTCTTTGCGCAATCGTAGAGtactttatttttttctcattggAATGGTTATATCCCAAGGAAGACATCGATCTAGCACCGAAATGGCCCCATAGGGTGTAA
- the SEC63 gene encoding protein-transporting protein SEC63 (similar to Saccharomyces cerevisiae SEC63 (YOR254C); ancestral locus Anc_8.698), with product MPQSYEYDESSETWPFFVLTLLLMVLIPLTILQVHKLLLGKSGGVDDTDDPDQNLIQKQLENVNDALVSRDVLRFRQVFDRKGKRGILNVKNVVIVVGWFLVASIVQRVMNNDAIVEAATGLFDPYSILSVSINANDREIKSAYRKLSVKFHPDKLSKDLSPEERTVMEEAYVQITKAYEALTDELTKENFLRYGHPDGPQNTTHGIALPRFLVDGVGSPLVVLFYVALLGVILPYFVSKWWSKTQLHTKKGIHVKTASYFVDRLINYKPSEVVTVDLIINWLSHAEEFKIFYPEFKQSDFEGLLHDHLNRREEPDKARRYARYRIVAKCHSLLHGLLDISCGFRNTDIANMTLETFKCIVQAVPHSPYRQIFQLPHVDRKKFSEGSIDEVCTLGKLFTYEDAKISKILGISDEKNLKETLTVASNIPNLKLLKAEFLVPGEPQVTLASTPHLSIKLLIRSAKHKAIPAENFPQEMMEEPQDFEFQKDPFAVMLKEPLLPYSYAPFFPTKRRDGICCLVGLQKDGKLLQTPVTIQRLSLKNLTKDFDKRQIKELNNDNFKPEDWEIGTIKIPLGQPAPNETGDVFFRVIVKSTDYFTSDLDFTVAMQVRDSQEQYKQATEDEYETDEESDKESDEDDEDDEDEVSDSDYTDIDTDTEVEEDAVDEKK from the coding sequence ATGCCGCAAAGTTACGAGTATGATGAGTCCAGCGAAACGTGGCCTTTTTTCGTTCTGACGCTGCTATTAATGGTTCTCATACCGTTAACCATTCTTCAAGTGCACAAACTTTTGCTTGGCAAGAGCGGAGGTGTGGACGACACTGACGACCCGGATCAAAATCTGATTCAAAAGCAACTAGAGAACGTCAATGACGCATTGGTGAGCAGGGACGTACTAAGGTTCCGTCAGGTATTCGACAGAAAGGGTAAGCGGGGCATATTGAATGTTAAAAACGTTGTAATTGTAGTAGGATGGTTCCTTGTGGCTAGCATAGTCCAAAGAGTAATGAACAATGATGCGATTGTAGAGGCAGCCACCGGGTTGTTTGATCCATACAGCATCTTGAGTGTCTCGATAAATGCCAATGACAGAGAAATTAAATCTGCTTATAGAAAGCTCTCCGTCAAGTTTCACCCAGATAAGCTCTCAAAGGATCTCAGCCCCGAGGAGCGAACAGTAATGGAAGAGGCCTACGTTCAAATCACCAAGGCTTATGAAGCACTAACGGATGAACTTACAAAGGAGAATTTTCTCAGGTACGGACATCCTGATGGCCCTCAAAATACGACACATGGAATAGCATTGCCAAGATTTTTGGTCGATGGTGTGGGCTCTCCGCTTGTGGTTTTATTCTATGTAGCGCTATTAGGTGTCATTTTACCGTATTTTGTCAGTAAGTGGTGGTCAAAAACCCAATTGCATACTAAAAAGGGAATTCATGTAAAGACTGCAtcttattttgttgatagGTTGATTAATTATAAGCCAAGCGAGGTAGTTACTGTGGATCTGATTATAAATTGGTTGTCTCATGCAGAAGagttcaagattttttatccGGAATTCAAGCAATCCGATTTCGAAGGGTTGCTTCATGATCATCTGAACCGTAGAGAGGAACCAGATAAAGCTAGAAGATATGCTCGTTATAGAATTGTTGCAAAGTGTCATTCTTTATTACACGGTCTTTTAGATATATCATGTGGATTTAGAAACACAGATATTGCCAACATGACTTTGGAGACGTTTAAATGCATTGTTCAAGCAGTTCCTCATTCACCGTATCGCCAAATTTTCCAGTTACCTCATGTagacagaaaaaaattctcgGAAGGTTCCATTGACGAAGTTTGCACTTTAGGAAAGCTTTTCACCTACGAAGATGctaaaatatcaaaaattttaggTATcagtgatgaaaagaatttaaAAGAAACGTTGACCGTTGCATCAAACATtccaaatttgaaattgttgaaagcAGAATTTCTAGTTCCAGGAGAACCACAAGTAACACTTGCATCAACTCCTCATTTATCCATAAAATTACTAATTCGCTCTGCAAAACATAAAGCTATTCCGGCCGAAAACTTTCCACAAGAAATGATGGAAGAACCCCAGGACTTTGAGTTTCAGAAGGATCCATTTGCAGTAATGTTGAAAGAGCCATTACTTCCGTATTCATATGCTCCATTTTTCCCAACTAAAAGACGTGATGGCATTTGCTGCCTAGTAGGTTTACAAAAAGATGGTAAGTTATTACAAACGCCGGTAACTATCCAAAGATTGtcactgaaaaatttaacaAAAGATTTCGATAAACGTCAAATAAAAGAGCTAAACAATGATAATTTCAAGCCTGAAGATTGGGAAATTGGAACCATTAAAATTCCACTGGGTCAACCTGCACCGAATGAAACTGGTGACGTCTTTTTTAGAGTTATTGTTAAATCTACGGATTATTTTACTTCAGATTTAGATTTTACTGTTGCCATGCAAGTCCGTGATTCACAAGAACAATA
- the MEX67 gene encoding Mex67p (similar to Saccharomyces cerevisiae MEX67 (YPL169C); ancestral locus Anc_8.699) — MSGFHNVNNINLMAQQQSMQNRVKVGIKNWQNATIQDLMNFLSRNTRVSIVDASVEGQTVIGYVASKADADSLMKWNGIRFAGNNLKFEILDDNSGTGTSNTITLLKNFLLRRYKTETKMLDLGNLHNDPELVQKGLFSSISTQSKMFPALMKLASKEPQLIVESINLSDNNLKDITGIASLAQTFPNLRNLCLANNQISRFRSLEVWKNKFKDLRELLMMNNPITTDKLYRSEMLRLFPKLVILDGVVLRDEQQLTRIYSLPMKLQQFFFENNDLGSSSTDFVTNFLNFWDADRNQLLGLYTPQSQFSLSVDSSMPSSSVTESDQNPSFGYYLSSSRNISKVSSEKSIQQRLAMGQEAISKNFKSIPRTKHHLQDKPNEYSMEVVSCPQISGFIITLHGFFEETEKPEIDPIKSNGPQRSRRFNHGHNSTNNRLSKKSFDRTWVIVPTGTGVVIASDLLTIRAFATPAWLQDPSQFPAVVPQTINPSQPLQTGMPIAAPGNQAMAAAINPSISTGSAIGSAPQLSPTLQLPPDVQARLNPLQLEILNKLHLETKLNAEYSYMLAEQSGWSYDVAIKGFQNSVSNIPREAFIQ; from the coding sequence ATGAGTGGCTTTCATAATGTTAACAATATTAATCTGATGGCACAGCAGCAGTCGATGCAAAATAGAGTCAAGGTTGGCATTAAGAATTGGCAAAATGCTACCATTCAGGATTTAATGAACTTTTTGAGTCGAAACACACGTGTCTCTATAGTGGATGCTTCAGTTGAAGGCCAAACGGTTATAGGATACGTTGCAAGTAAAGCGGATGCAGATTCTTTGATGAAGTGGAATGGTATCAGATTCGCGGGAaacaatttgaagtttgaaATACTGGACGATAATAGTGGCACAGGTACATCAAACACGATCACTTTGctcaaaaactttttgttaCGTAGATATAAGACAGAGACAAAGATGCTAGATCTCGGTAACTTGCATAACGATCCAGAACTTGTTCAAAAGGGATTATTCTCGTCAATTTCAACACAGTCAAAGATGTTTCCGGCTCTAATGAAACTGGCATCGAAAGAGCCTCAGTTAATTGTTGAAAGCATAAATTTGTCGGATAATAATTTGAAGGATATAACCGGGATTGCATCTTTAGCTCAAACCTTCCCAAACTTGCGGAATTTATGCCTGGCAAATAACCAAATATCAAGATTTCGCAGTTTAGAGGTCTGgaaaaataaattcaaagacTTGAGAGAATTGCTTATGATGAACAACCCCATTACAACCGATAAATTATACCGTTCGGAGATGCTAAGactctttccaaaattaGTTATTCTGGATGGTGTAGTTTTAAGGGACGAACAGCAACTTACAAGGATATATTCCTTACCAATGAAGCtacaacaatttttttttgagaacAATGATTTGGgttcatcatcaacagATTTTGtcacaaattttttaaatttttggGATGCAGATAGAAACCAGCTTTTGGGCTTATATACACCACAATCCCAATTTTCTCTCTCTGTTGACTCTTCTATGCCCTCTTCTTCAGTAACAGAGTCTGATCAGAATCCTTCTTTTGGTTATTACTTATCCTCCTCTCGTAATATTAGTAAAGTTTCCAGTGAAAAATCAATACAGCAAAGACTAGCCATGGGACAAGAGGCGATAAGTAAAAACTTCAAATCCATACCAAGGACAAAACATCATTTACAAGATAAACCTAATGAATATTCCATGGAGGTAGTCTCGTGTCCACAAATCAGTGGTTTCATAATAACTCTACATGGGTTTTTTGAGGAGACTGAAAAACCAGAGATTGACCCTATCAAATCAAATGGTCCACAAAGGTCCAGAAGATTCAATCACGGTCACAATTCAACAAATAATAGATTATCCAAAAAATCCTTTGATAGAACTTGGGTTATCGTTCCTACGGGTACTGGTGTTGTTATAGCTTCTGATTTACTAACAATTAGAGCATTTGCTACCCCAGCATGGTTGCAAGATCCTTCACAGTTTCCTGCAGTGGTTCCACAGACTATAAATCCTTCCCAACCATTGCAAACTGGAATGCCTATAGCTGCCCCAGGTAATCAGGCAATGGCAGCGGCAATAAATCCATCAATAAGCACCGGATCTGCTATTGGAAGTGCGCCCCAGTTATCTCCAACTTTGCAACTTCCGCCAGATGTTCAAGCCCGTTTGAATCCCTTACAATTAGAGATCTTAAACAAATTGCATCTTGAAACAAAACTCAATGCGGAATATAGCTATATGCTTGCTGAACAAAGTGGATGGAGTTATGATGTTGCAATAAAAGGATTTCAGAATAGTGTTAGTAATATCCCGAGAGAGGCCTTCATTCAATAG
- the MRPL40 gene encoding mitochondrial 54S ribosomal protein uL24m MRPL40 (similar to Saccharomyces cerevisiae MRPL40 (YPL173W); ancestral locus Anc_8.706): protein MSSRYGHLSKAGERVLRSLNNTHKNLAARQEKYAKISVPDFIKPALPEVKDHERFKTCREWMFVPGDRVVIMKGKYKGNICVVKQQDVATNGFILDDNGPMKNTPVPKQFWLEGQKSHMISVPQAVSQKDLRLVADIDDPLNAGQTRTVAVKNIEFKGTYYDENYKKMMPYRTVIGQSDLVIPWPKPAPQEDGELATEPSIAKEQTFWVDSIVKNPIPKDAFMTIRNPHSKFRRGKLTARDISKLVAPKMPMTDVKKAYIKEKQQLASRPKAKLTDDEKELIGEKIYQHLKEQGL, encoded by the coding sequence ATGTCAAGTCGTTATGGGCATTTGTCAAAAGCCGGTGAACGTGTATTGAGAAGTTTGAACAATACTCATAAAAATTTGGCAGCGAGACAGGAAAAATATGCAAAAATATCTGTTCCTGACTTTATAAAACCAGCACTTCCAGAAGTTAAGGATCATGAGAGATTTAAAACGTGCAGGGAATGGATGTTTGTGCCTGGCGATCGAGTAGTCATTATGAAGGGTAAATATAAGGGGAATATTTGCGTCGTCAAGCAACAAGATGTAGCGACCAATGGGTTTATATTGGATGATAATGGACCGATGAAAAATACGCCAGTGCCCAAGCAATTTTGGCTCGAGGGACAAAAATCCCATATGATTTCAGTTCCACAAGCTGTTAGTCAAAAGGATTTGAGACTTGTTGCAGATATTGATGATCCATTGAACGCTGGACAAACAAGGACTGTTGCTGTAAAAAACATTGAGTTTAAGGGCACGTATTATGACGAAAACTATAAGAAAATGATGCCTTACAGGACAGTCATTGGTCAAAGCGATTTGGTTATACCATGGCCAAAACCCGCACCACAGGAAGATGGAGAACTAGCTACTGAGCCTTCAATAGCTAAAGAACAAACTTTTTGGGTCGATAGTATAGTGAAGAATCCGATTCCAAAAGATGCATTTATGACTATTCGTAACCCACATTCTAAATTCAGGAGGGGTAAGCTCACAGCTCGTGATATATCTAAATTGGTAGCACCAAAAATGCCTATGACTGATGTCAAGAAGGCTTACATAAAGGAGAAGCAGCAATTAGCATCAAGGCCAAAAGCAAAATTAactgatgatgaaaaggaattgatTGGTGAGAAAATCTATCAACATTTGAAGGAGCAGGGTTTGTAA
- the CDC31 gene encoding centrin (similar to Saccharomyces cerevisiae CDC31 (YOR257W); ancestral locus Anc_8.705) produces MSGIRRKSNKVIPPLSSSAGDAGSVQDQLLDEQKQEIYEAFSLFDMNNDGYLDYHELKVAMRALGFDSPKRDVLDLIEQYDRDGRHLMQYEDFYLIMGEKIVNRDPLDEIKRAFKLFDDDHTGKISLKNLRRVAKELGENLTDEELRAMIEEFDLDGDGEISEQEFIAICTDS; encoded by the coding sequence ATGAGCGGTATAAGACGGAAATCGAACAAGGTCATACCACCCCTGTCTTCTTCAGCAGGTGATGCAGGGTCAGTACAAGACCAACTTCTAGACGAACAAAAGCAAGAGATATATGAAGCATTTTCGTTGTTCGACATGAACAATGATGGATACCTTGATTACCATGAATTGAAGGTTGCCATGAGAGCATTGGGGTTTGATTCACCCAAAAGAGATGTTCTAGACCTGATTGAGCAGTATGATAGAGATGGGCGCCATTTGATGCAATATGAAGACTTCTACTTAATAATGGGCGAGAAGATTGTCAATAGAGACCCGcttgatgaaatcaaaagagcGTTCAAATTATTTGATGATGACCATACGGGTAAAATTAGTTTAAAGAATCTGAGACGTGTCGCAAAAGAATTGGGAGAAAATCTCACAGACGAGGAACTACGAGCTATGattgaagagtttgatcTCGATGGAGACGGCGAGATAAGTGAACAAGAATTCATAGCGATATGCACAGATAGTTGA
- a CDS encoding uncharacterized protein (similar to Saccharomyces cerevisiae TRE2 (YOR256C) and TRE1 (YPL176C); ancestral locus Anc_8.702) — MRFTGISNGYDRVCDEETEGNAGSNQETSASIPINPPEYDSSLINNEANLSNSNNRAMEQMDLEDAPQENNSDERLFDKMFHFRDRISNNIVAPVRERIVDPLVQVTYIISEKIDYYLNKVGNPLILRRFFYVFLMSTIAYLVMSSGLMPTERSTGTKGMFSDFDILLDYTKAEVDLSKLETDLQYLSSMPHMSGTQGDWAIRNYVAESFSNNKLKFVKETEFTAYSNYYNEASLKAVKNGGETIFELTESNFNPSCTNGELKNMNLIYGNTGSMEDLHILKELGMLDEDFILLVHYGKVVSEQILLAEKFDAKGILFITEPYGDDKDVVQKKSVAIHQYWTGDALTPGWYGGVLPEIKPQESKSLPRIPSLPLSWNQGSKLLSLLGDTGFKWKENEYSGEPGEKSVRIDMKVNAATRKKHPVHNVIGKIEGREQNDKAIIIAASRTNGINGATYPAFGTAVLLSLIQSFQELKYKFGWKPLRNIYFISFGGSEFNYAGATELLEQQLITIKNEVYSVLDISQLGLVSSDKKLDVQSHPLLHNFFGNRQDSFGFDVSVRNVEQYGDWTPFMASGIPVSVLSTPEILDSKPPIDTSKDVFEKFKKLLESPDVRQKTSDLILYIFKSSLKLADSPLLPFDITDYLQNLADQFRSLAGKFGNELNFVGAQKALLSWRAIGLEWSAWSDGWRNIVYNRDEGLEPSLLSVHRWTWNKKLSNIVRRQCSATGVPQRQFYKNIIFGPTLWAQDTVPESWVFPGVRDATSNGDWNAAQQELDAVIRMLEESAALFMEETTDVGN, encoded by the coding sequence ATGAGGTTCACTGGTATCAGCAATGGTTATGATCGTGTGTGCGATGAAGAAACGGAGGGAAACGCAGGCAGCAACCAAGAGACAAGTGCATCCATTCCAATAAATCCTCCTGAATATGACAGTTCTTTGATTAACAATGAagcaaatctttcaaattcaaataataGAGCAATGGAGCAAATGGATCTGGAAGATGCTCCTCAGGAAAACAATTCCGATGAGAGGCTGTTTGATAAAATGTTTCATTTCAGAGACAGAATCAGCAATAATATCGTCGCTCCTGTACGGGAAAGGATAGTGGATCCTTTAGTCCAGGTGACCTACATAATTTCCGAAAAGATTGATTATTATTTGAATAAGGTAGGAAATCCTTTAATTCTTAGGCGGTTTTTCTACGTTTTTTTGATGTCAACAATAGCGTACTTAGTAATGTCAAGTGGATTGATGCCAACTGAGCGCAGTACAGGAACAAAGGGAATGTTCTCCGATTTCGATATTCTCTTAGACTATACTAAAGCAGAAGTGGACCTTTCCAAGTTAGAGACAGACTTACAGTATCTAAGCAGTATGCCCCACATGTCAGGAACGCAGGGCGACTGGGCAATTAGAAATTATGTTGCAGAATCATTTTCGAACAATAAACTAAAATTTGTAAAAGAGACTGAGTTCACTGCCTATTCAAATTACTATAATGAGGCCTCTTTGAAAGCTGTAAAAAATGGAGGCGAGACTATATTTGAGTTAACAGAGAGTAATTTCAACCCATCTTGTACCAACGGcgaattaaaaaatatgaatttGATTTATGGTAACACGGGCTCTATGGAAGATTTACATATTTTGAAGGAGCTTGGAATGTTAGATGAGGACTTTATTCTTTTAGTTCATTATGGTAAGGTTGTCAGCGAGCAGATTCTTTtggctgaaaaatttgatgcaAAGGGAATACTTTTTATTACTGAACCTTATGGTGATGACAAGGATGTTGTACAAAAGAAGTCAGTCGCCATCCACCAATATTGGACAGGTGATGCTTTAACACCGGGCTGGTACGGTGGTGTACTTCCTGAGATTAAACCACAAGAGTCAAAGAGTTTACCACGTATACCGTCGTTACCTTTATCATGGAACCAGGGAAGCAAGCTTCTATCGCTTTTGGGTGATACTGGCTTTAAgtggaaagaaaatgagtaTAGTGGTGAACCAGGAGAGAAAAGCGTTCGCATTGATATGAAAGTAAATGCTGCGACGAGAAAGAAACACCCTGTGCACAATGTTATTGGTAAGATTGAAGGCAGGGAACAGAATGATAAAGCTATCATAATTGCTGCCTCAAGAACCAATGGTATAAATGGTGCCACCTATCCCGCTTTTGGAACCGCTGTGCTACTTTCACTTATACAATCGTTCCAAGAATTGAAGTATAAGTTCGGTTGGAAACCTTTaagaaatatttattttatttcattcGGTGGATCAGAATTCAATTATGCAGGCGCGACAGAGTTATTAGAGCAGCAATTAATAACGatcaaaaatgaagttTACTCAGTACTAGATATTAGTCAGCTAGGTCTAGTCTCAAGcgataaaaaattggaCGTCCAGTCTCATCCTCTGTTGCATAATTTCTTTGGGAACCGCCAAGATTCGTTCGGTTTTGACGTCTCTGTAAGAAATGTTGAACAGTACGGTGACTGGACTCCTTTTATGGCAAGCGGAATTCCTGTATCGGTTCTCTCCACGCCAGAAATTTTAGATTCCAAACCTCCCATTGATACTTCCAAAGatgtctttgaaaaattcaagaaattaCTAGAGAGCCCAGATGTGAGGCAAAAAACATCTGATTTGATCctttatattttcaaatcttctttAAAGCTTGCGGATAGCCCATTATTGCCATTTGATATTACAgattatttgcaaaatttggcGGATCAGTTTAGGAGTTTGGCTGGTAAGTTTGGAAACGAACTCAATTTTGTAGGTGCCCAAAAAGCACTATTATCCTGGCGCGCCATTGGATTAGAATGGTCTGCCTGGAGCGATGGATGGCGAAATATTGTTTATAATAGAGATGAGGGACTTGAACCCTCATTGCTATCAGTTCATAGATGGACGTGGAATAAAAAACTTTCCAACATTGTCAGAAGACAATGTTCTGCCACTGGAGTCCCACAAAGACAATTCTACAAAAACATTATTTTTGGACCCACATTGTGGGCACAAGATACTGTTCCTGAATCCTGGGTATTTCCGGGTGTTAGGGACGCAACTTCAAATGGTGATTGGAACGCTGCTCAACAAGAGCTTGATGCAGTAATAAGAATGCTAGAAGAATCAGCAGCTCTTTTCATGGAGGAGACCACTGATGTTGGTAACTAG
- the DAP1 gene encoding Dap1p (similar to Saccharomyces cerevisiae DAP1 (YPL170W); ancestral locus Anc_8.701) — translation MSFIKNLLFGSYKTSEDPTGISGNNKDNADATDSGDAPIVEGIFYPRTLSKFNGHDNEKIFIAVRGKVYDCTQGRQFYGPSGPYSNFAGNDASRGLALNSFESETVREWDKSIDTLDDLKPEQKESLDSWESHFANKYPCVGTLVPEPGVNI, via the coding sequence ATGTCTTTTATTAAAAACTTACTGTTCGGCAGCTATAAGACAAGCGAAGATCCCACAGGCATCTCAGGCAATAATAAAGATAATGCCGATGCTACAGATTCTGGCGATGCTCCTATAGTGGAGGGTATTTTTTATCCAAGAACCTTGtcaaaattcaatggaCACGATAATGAGAAGATTTTCATAGCTGTAAGAGGGAAAGTCTACGATTGTACGCAAGGCAGACAGTTTTACGGTCCAAGTGGGCCCTATTCCAATTTTGCAGGAAACGATGCTTCACGAGGCCTGGCTTTGaactcttttgaatcagAAACCGTACGTGAATGGGATAAGTCAATTGATACCTTGGATGATCTCAAACCGGAACAAAAAGAATCCTTGGACAGCTGGGAGAGCCATTTCGCCAATAAATATCCTTGTGTAGGCACATTAGTCCCCGAACCAGGAGTCAATATATAG
- the OSW1 gene encoding Osw1p (similar to Saccharomyces cerevisiae OSW1 (YOR255W); ancestral locus Anc_8.700), which yields MRAPPPPRRSRVRFFTVYVSRLRQFCTLYKIKKRWKLHKLHTVERRGYTIVSPLSAIRADDMVNLPTGLQNKSHKKKPLLIASFPRGCSRSPRVKLLQRNRLSKIFLSRRKYNLKYFDVTGIKEKNCSSRQSCSSYHCAHVVRTIKKVTSKNADVRVIFHDNNTIKSHNLPINTENIDSPQLLEFGPHQSIRIKNYSTLDRKNRQGLLLVDETVKHNISTPRTCSPTITRYFEEERMPKVTYKKPTPRSFILLTKFKDLTIISHSIKINSSE from the coding sequence ATGAGGGCACCGCCTCCCCCTAGAAGATCGAGAGTACGGTTTTTCACAGTTTACGTTTCGCGATTAAGACAATTCTGCACTTTATACaaaatcaagaagagaTGGAAGTTACACAAACTTCACACTGTAGAACGAAGGGGTTATACGATAGTGAGTCCACTGTCAGCCATTAGAGCTGATGACATGGTTAACCTCCCTACCGGATTGCAAAACAAATCACACAAGAAGAAACCACTGCTAATTGCTTCGTTTCCAAGAGGCTGCTCGAGATCACCCAGAGTAAAGCTATTACAGAGAAATAGAttatccaaaatttttctctccCGAAGGAAGTACAAtctgaaatattttgacgTAACAGGCattaaagaaaagaactgTTCTTCGAGGCAAAGTTGTTCTTCCTATCATTGTGCCCACGTAGTTCGCACAATTAAGAAAGTTACCTCAAAAAATGCAGATGTAAGAGTGATTTTCCATGATAACAATACAATCAAGAGTCATAATTTGCCCATAAATACGGAAAACATAGATTCACCGCAGCTTCTGGAGTTTGGGCCGCATCAGTCGATAAGAATAAAGAATTACTCGACTCTGGATAGGAAAAATAGGCAAGGACTCCTATTGGTAGATGAAACAGTAAAACATAACATTTCGACACCAAGAACGTGTAGCCCAACTATTACAAGGTATTTTGAGGAGGAACGCATGCCTAAAGTTACTTATAAAAAGCCCACCCCTCGGAGTTTTATTCTATTgacaaaattcaaagatttaaCAATTATTAGTCACTctataaaaataaattcttCAGAGTAG